From the Daphnia magna isolate NIES linkage group LG3, ASM2063170v1.1, whole genome shotgun sequence genome, one window contains:
- the LOC116918356 gene encoding von Willebrand factor A domain-containing protein 5A isoform X1 encodes MGQSLSLINYQNKTFSLHSAKFESINMTVCGLLIECSDREPIPVPLTGVSVEVQIIDLGAKVTIEQRYVNRENQPIEAVYLFPLDEGAGVCQFTAEVDGRIIQGVAKETEEAKTDYEHAIQSGHSAFLVEEKLPDVFKAKIGNLAAGSGAKIRLTYVTELKVEGGEIRFYLPTTIAPRYVPSTDGSSAAKDLASIKYSQESHYKVDFNITVQMASAIKEIRSPTHKITVSSDATNMPTRRTLRLDDEVTSMDRDLVVYVQIAEPHQPRIIQEKSPEGSAAMMLSLVPSFKLAEQKTELIFLVDRSGSMDGQGIEQAKQALKLFLHSLPLDCYVNIAGFGFSYEELYPSSKKYDEGVLNTAKAYAEQLRANLGGTEILQPLERIFKKPPIDGYLRQVFVLTDGEVSNAPQVLSLVRQHSGRTRVFALGLGSSASHHLVEGMARAGNGTALFASLEERLEKKVMQQLQDALQPALTDIKIKWEGYDDTGQSPVHVNVPVQTEKTLMGYGKPLDEPMKTVSDKPEKKLRQAPCDAMIPPVFDGKHLIVYALLARDAHVPKWAEIIASSPIGPLSLKISLNEQNPEEGKLIHCLAAKRIIQLLQDREEYGEAKQEIIQLGCQYGLASRYTSYVAVDPKEQKELKESWMMMKSRDVPVQIAHGWGGQVQNFSAPSMFQTRSACQPRSLNYSNLQLMTDCAQPVANNFMFSMSKKSRMHKSMKSAPACSPTQSVFSRIIQASPFGTFGVETDSFDSSPGKDDFPANTNDDNLMKLVSSQNFDGSFRLESVLGQLLGTTVDDIRQAGKQHLYSDKVWATAIALAYMSLALIELQSSWMLVAKKAENWIRSQKLMDEAACTMTAQQFVKDKLNL; translated from the exons ATGGGTCAATCTTTGTCATTAATCAATtatcaaaataaaacattcaGCTTGCACAGCGCAAAATTTGAATCAATAAACATGACAGTCTGCGGATTGCTGATTGAATGTTCTGATCGAGAACCCATTCCTGTGCCTTTGACTGGCGTCTCAGTTGAAGTCCAAATCATTGATTTAGGGGCTAAAGTAACAATTGAACAACGCTACGTTAACAGAGAAAATCAGCCCATCGAAGCAGTTTATCTTTTCCCGCTAGATGAAG GAGCTGGCGTATGTCAATTCACGGCCGAAGTTGACGGGCGCATTATCCAAGGTGTTGCCAAGGAAACGGAAGAAGCAAAAACTGATTACGAACATGCAATTCAAAGTGGACATTCGGCTTTTTTGGTTGAAGAAAAATTACCGGATGTCTTCAAG GCTAAAATAGGAAATCTGGCCGCTGGATCGGGTGCTAAAATCCGTTTGACTTACGTCACCGAGCTAAAAGTGGAAGGAGGCGAAATACGATTTTATTTGCCGACCACCATCGCGCCCCGTTACGTGCCCAGCACTGATGGTTCAAGCGCCGCAAAAGATTTAGCTTCAATAAAATACTCCCA gGAATCCCATTATAAGGTAGATTTTAACATCACGGTACAAATGGCATCAGCCATTAAAGAAATACGTTCCCCAACGCACAAAATTACCGTTAGCAGCGACGCTACCAATATG CCAACGCGAAGGACATTACGATTGGACGATGAAGTGACTTCCATGGATAGAGATCTTGTTGTATACGTTCAAATAGCTGAGCCCCATCAGCCCCGAATTATTCAAGAG AAATCACCCGAAGGAAGTGCAGCAATGATGTTAAGCTTAGTTCCCAGTTTCAAATTGGctgaacaaaaaacagaattGATTTTTCTCGTGGACCGTTCCGGTTCGATGGACGGACAAGGAATCGAGCAGGCTAAACAGGCGCTTAAA ctttttcttcattccttGCCTCTTGATTGCTAT GTCAACATTGCGGGTTTCGGTTTCTCGTACGAAGAGCTTTATCCGTCAAGCAAAAAATACGACGAAGGTGTATTAAACACTGCAAAGGCGTATGCTGAAC AATTGCGAGCAAATTTAGGTGGTACGGAAATATTGCAACCTTTGGAGAGGATTTTCAAAAAACCGCCAATTGACGGTTATCTACGACAAGTTTTTGTTCTCACCGATGGAGAG GTTTCAAACGCACCCCAAGTTTTAAGCTTAGTCCGTCAGCATAGCGGACGAACGCGAGTTTTCGCATTAG GTTTGGGAAGTAGCGCTAGCCATCATCTAGTAGAAGGGATGGCACGCGCTGGTAATGGAACTGCCCTTTTCGCCTCGTTAGAAGAACGTTTGGAAAAGAAAGTTATGCAACAATTGCAAGACGCCCTACAACCAGCCCTTACAG ATATCAAGATTAAATGGGAAGGTTATGATGACACGGGGCAATCGCCTGTTCATGTAAATGTGCCCGTTCAAACTGAAAAGACGTTGATGGGTTACGGTAAACCTCTGGACGAACCTATGAAAACCGTCTCTGataaaccagaaaaaaaattgcgtcAAGCCCCGTGCGATGCGATG ATTCCCCCAGTTTTTGACGGAAAACATTTGATAGTTTATGCCCTTCTTGCACGTGATGCTCACGTTCCAAAATGGGCCGAAATAATCGCATCGTCACCCATTGGCCCATTATCTCTAAAAATTTCGCTAAACGAGCAAAATCCGGAGGAAGGAAAACTCATTCATTG TTTAGCGGCCAAAAGAATAATTCAGCTTCTACAAGATAGAGAAGAATATGGTGaagcaaaacaagaaattaTACAACTCGGCTGTCAATACG GTTTGGCATCACGGTACACATCCTACGTTGCCGTAGAtccaaaagaacaaaaagagcTTAAAGAATCCTGGATGATGATGAAATCGCGTGATGTTCCCGTTCAAATAGCTCATGGTTGGGGTGGTCAAGTTCAAAACTTCAGCGCTCCTTCAATGTTTCAGACTCGATCGGCCTGCCAGCCGAGGTCGCTGAACTATTCAAATTTGCAGCTGATGACTGACTGTGCCCAACCTGTGGCTAACAATTTCATGTTCTCAATGTCAAAAAAATCACGAATGCACAAATCGATGAAATCTGCCCCAGCATGCAGCCCAACTCAATCGGTGTTCAGTCGCATAATTCAAGCAAGTCCTTTCGGAACGTTTGGAGTTGAAACGGACTCGTTCGACAGTAGCCCAGGAAAGGATGATTTCCCAGCCAATACAAACGACGATAATCTAATGAAACTTGTATCCAGTCAAAACTTTGATGGATCCTTTAGACTGGAATCTGTGTTAGGACAGCTTCTTGGAACCACCGTAGATGACATTAGACAAG CTGGAAAGCAACATTTATATTCGGATAAAGTTTGGGCGACCGCTATCGCTTTGGCTTACATGTCGCTCGCGCTGATTGAGCTTCAATCCTCTTGGATGTTGGTGGCCAAAAAAGCAGAAAATTGGATTCGTTCGCAGAAATTGATGGACGAAGCTGCCTGCACGATGACAGCACAGCAATTTGTCAAAGACAAACTGAATTTGTAA
- the LOC116918356 gene encoding von Willebrand factor A domain-containing protein 5A isoform X2, which yields MTVCGLLIECSDREPIPVPLTGVSVEVQIIDLGAKVTIEQRYVNRENQPIEAVYLFPLDEGAGVCQFTAEVDGRIIQGVAKETEEAKTDYEHAIQSGHSAFLVEEKLPDVFKAKIGNLAAGSGAKIRLTYVTELKVEGGEIRFYLPTTIAPRYVPSTDGSSAAKDLASIKYSQESHYKVDFNITVQMASAIKEIRSPTHKITVSSDATNMPTRRTLRLDDEVTSMDRDLVVYVQIAEPHQPRIIQEKSPEGSAAMMLSLVPSFKLAEQKTELIFLVDRSGSMDGQGIEQAKQALKLFLHSLPLDCYVNIAGFGFSYEELYPSSKKYDEGVLNTAKAYAEQLRANLGGTEILQPLERIFKKPPIDGYLRQVFVLTDGEVSNAPQVLSLVRQHSGRTRVFALGLGSSASHHLVEGMARAGNGTALFASLEERLEKKVMQQLQDALQPALTDIKIKWEGYDDTGQSPVHVNVPVQTEKTLMGYGKPLDEPMKTVSDKPEKKLRQAPCDAMIPPVFDGKHLIVYALLARDAHVPKWAEIIASSPIGPLSLKISLNEQNPEEGKLIHCLAAKRIIQLLQDREEYGEAKQEIIQLGCQYGLASRYTSYVAVDPKEQKELKESWMMMKSRDVPVQIAHGWGGQVQNFSAPSMFQTRSACQPRSLNYSNLQLMTDCAQPVANNFMFSMSKKSRMHKSMKSAPACSPTQSVFSRIIQASPFGTFGVETDSFDSSPGKDDFPANTNDDNLMKLVSSQNFDGSFRLESVLGQLLGTTVDDIRQAGKQHLYSDKVWATAIALAYMSLALIELQSSWMLVAKKAENWIRSQKLMDEAACTMTAQQFVKDKLNL from the exons ATGACAGTCTGCGGATTGCTGATTGAATGTTCTGATCGAGAACCCATTCCTGTGCCTTTGACTGGCGTCTCAGTTGAAGTCCAAATCATTGATTTAGGGGCTAAAGTAACAATTGAACAACGCTACGTTAACAGAGAAAATCAGCCCATCGAAGCAGTTTATCTTTTCCCGCTAGATGAAG GAGCTGGCGTATGTCAATTCACGGCCGAAGTTGACGGGCGCATTATCCAAGGTGTTGCCAAGGAAACGGAAGAAGCAAAAACTGATTACGAACATGCAATTCAAAGTGGACATTCGGCTTTTTTGGTTGAAGAAAAATTACCGGATGTCTTCAAG GCTAAAATAGGAAATCTGGCCGCTGGATCGGGTGCTAAAATCCGTTTGACTTACGTCACCGAGCTAAAAGTGGAAGGAGGCGAAATACGATTTTATTTGCCGACCACCATCGCGCCCCGTTACGTGCCCAGCACTGATGGTTCAAGCGCCGCAAAAGATTTAGCTTCAATAAAATACTCCCA gGAATCCCATTATAAGGTAGATTTTAACATCACGGTACAAATGGCATCAGCCATTAAAGAAATACGTTCCCCAACGCACAAAATTACCGTTAGCAGCGACGCTACCAATATG CCAACGCGAAGGACATTACGATTGGACGATGAAGTGACTTCCATGGATAGAGATCTTGTTGTATACGTTCAAATAGCTGAGCCCCATCAGCCCCGAATTATTCAAGAG AAATCACCCGAAGGAAGTGCAGCAATGATGTTAAGCTTAGTTCCCAGTTTCAAATTGGctgaacaaaaaacagaattGATTTTTCTCGTGGACCGTTCCGGTTCGATGGACGGACAAGGAATCGAGCAGGCTAAACAGGCGCTTAAA ctttttcttcattccttGCCTCTTGATTGCTAT GTCAACATTGCGGGTTTCGGTTTCTCGTACGAAGAGCTTTATCCGTCAAGCAAAAAATACGACGAAGGTGTATTAAACACTGCAAAGGCGTATGCTGAAC AATTGCGAGCAAATTTAGGTGGTACGGAAATATTGCAACCTTTGGAGAGGATTTTCAAAAAACCGCCAATTGACGGTTATCTACGACAAGTTTTTGTTCTCACCGATGGAGAG GTTTCAAACGCACCCCAAGTTTTAAGCTTAGTCCGTCAGCATAGCGGACGAACGCGAGTTTTCGCATTAG GTTTGGGAAGTAGCGCTAGCCATCATCTAGTAGAAGGGATGGCACGCGCTGGTAATGGAACTGCCCTTTTCGCCTCGTTAGAAGAACGTTTGGAAAAGAAAGTTATGCAACAATTGCAAGACGCCCTACAACCAGCCCTTACAG ATATCAAGATTAAATGGGAAGGTTATGATGACACGGGGCAATCGCCTGTTCATGTAAATGTGCCCGTTCAAACTGAAAAGACGTTGATGGGTTACGGTAAACCTCTGGACGAACCTATGAAAACCGTCTCTGataaaccagaaaaaaaattgcgtcAAGCCCCGTGCGATGCGATG ATTCCCCCAGTTTTTGACGGAAAACATTTGATAGTTTATGCCCTTCTTGCACGTGATGCTCACGTTCCAAAATGGGCCGAAATAATCGCATCGTCACCCATTGGCCCATTATCTCTAAAAATTTCGCTAAACGAGCAAAATCCGGAGGAAGGAAAACTCATTCATTG TTTAGCGGCCAAAAGAATAATTCAGCTTCTACAAGATAGAGAAGAATATGGTGaagcaaaacaagaaattaTACAACTCGGCTGTCAATACG GTTTGGCATCACGGTACACATCCTACGTTGCCGTAGAtccaaaagaacaaaaagagcTTAAAGAATCCTGGATGATGATGAAATCGCGTGATGTTCCCGTTCAAATAGCTCATGGTTGGGGTGGTCAAGTTCAAAACTTCAGCGCTCCTTCAATGTTTCAGACTCGATCGGCCTGCCAGCCGAGGTCGCTGAACTATTCAAATTTGCAGCTGATGACTGACTGTGCCCAACCTGTGGCTAACAATTTCATGTTCTCAATGTCAAAAAAATCACGAATGCACAAATCGATGAAATCTGCCCCAGCATGCAGCCCAACTCAATCGGTGTTCAGTCGCATAATTCAAGCAAGTCCTTTCGGAACGTTTGGAGTTGAAACGGACTCGTTCGACAGTAGCCCAGGAAAGGATGATTTCCCAGCCAATACAAACGACGATAATCTAATGAAACTTGTATCCAGTCAAAACTTTGATGGATCCTTTAGACTGGAATCTGTGTTAGGACAGCTTCTTGGAACCACCGTAGATGACATTAGACAAG CTGGAAAGCAACATTTATATTCGGATAAAGTTTGGGCGACCGCTATCGCTTTGGCTTACATGTCGCTCGCGCTGATTGAGCTTCAATCCTCTTGGATGTTGGTGGCCAAAAAAGCAGAAAATTGGATTCGTTCGCAGAAATTGATGGACGAAGCTGCCTGCACGATGACAGCACAGCAATTTGTCAAAGACAAACTGAATTTGTAA